A stretch of Miscanthus floridulus cultivar M001 chromosome 13, ASM1932011v1, whole genome shotgun sequence DNA encodes these proteins:
- the LOC136500856 gene encoding uncharacterized protein isoform X1 — translation MCCSANPAANCTLPGVCQCQLKNRGGREQATVILSPSSSSDYRESEMGCVSSKILAKSGSFQEKVSCSLGHSFQRSSAIEEIILSTSKSNGDQFLALLRSSTSSARKAKEPAEVHSPTTSPAPAEPPAKIETIDVSELLAGLEEEEGCTAEQARKRRQSSHDEDDAPWSASDGRARSFRTVEEFDAMVLTQQQQTQSESGSPSERPTALATGQEEELATATAAPAEAEPSGGSGSKAAVGAKRRARARQLGELNVPAAAFDFSISKSGSLRDWLRQGGQIFSPGSYVTPRFGTSPPAERGGGAAGEQQQQQALLELVAQFERAMEQLSEDEGRVLDEILKALELEAAEKDAAVAVVGGVGDDQPADVAAAVQS, via the exons ATGTGTTGCTCTGCTAATCCTGCTGCTAATTGCACACTTCCCGGTGTCTGTCAGTGTCAACTCAAGAACCGAGGAGGGAGGGAGCAAGCCACCGTGATCCTCAGCCCTTCTAGCTCATCAG ATTACAGAGAATCAGAGATGGGGTGTGTGTCGTCCAAGATCCTGGCGAAATCAGGGAGCTTTCAGGAGAAGGTGAGCTGCAGCCTGGGCCACAGCTTCCAGAGGAGCAGCGCGATCGAGGAGATCATCCTGTCCACCTCTAAGAGCAACGGCGACCAGTTCCTGGCCCTCCTCCGCAGCTCCACCTCGTCGGCCAGGAAAGCCAAGGAGCCCGCCGAGGTGCATAGCCCCACGACGTCGCCGGCGCCGGCCGAGCCTCCGGCCAAGATCGAGACGATCGACGTGTCAGAGCTGCTCGCCGGTCTGGAGGAGGAAGAGGGCTGCACGGCGGAGCAAGCGCGGAAACGGCGGCAGAGCAGTCACGACGAAGACGACGCTCCGTGGTCCGCGTCGGACGGGAGAGCGAGGAGCTTCCGCACGGTGGAGGAGTTCGACGCGATGGTACTGACGCAGCAACAGCAGACGCAGAGCGAGAGCGGCTCGCCGTCGGAACGACCGACCGCGCTGGCAACCGGACAGGAGGAGGAGCTCGCTACAGCCACGGCGGCGCCCGCGGAGGCAGAGCCATCAGGCGGGTCCGGGTCGAAGGCCGCCGTTGGAGCCAAGAGGCGGGCGAGGGCGCGGCAGCTGGGGGAGCTGAATGTGCCGGCGGCGGCGTTCGACTTCTCCATCTCCAAGTCTGGCAGCCTGCGGGACTGGCTGCGCCAGGGCGGGCAGATCTTCTCGCCGGGCTCCTACGTCACGCCCCGGTTCGGGACGTCGCCGCCGGCTGAGCGCGGAGGAGGAGCTgccggcgagcagcagcagcagcaggcgctgtTAGAGCTGGTCGCGCAGTTCGAGCGCGCCATGGAGCAGCTGTCGGAGGACGAGGGCCGCGTCCTCGACGAGATCCTCAAGGCGCTGGAGTTGGAGGCCGCGGAGAAggacgcggcggtggcggtggtcggCGGAGTGGGCGACGATCAGCCGGCTGACGTGGCGGCGGCTGTGCAGAGCTAG
- the LOC136500856 gene encoding uncharacterized protein isoform X2, with amino-acid sequence MGCVSSKILAKSGSFQEKVSCSLGHSFQRSSAIEEIILSTSKSNGDQFLALLRSSTSSARKAKEPAEVHSPTTSPAPAEPPAKIETIDVSELLAGLEEEEGCTAEQARKRRQSSHDEDDAPWSASDGRARSFRTVEEFDAMVLTQQQQTQSESGSPSERPTALATGQEEELATATAAPAEAEPSGGSGSKAAVGAKRRARARQLGELNVPAAAFDFSISKSGSLRDWLRQGGQIFSPGSYVTPRFGTSPPAERGGGAAGEQQQQQALLELVAQFERAMEQLSEDEGRVLDEILKALELEAAEKDAAVAVVGGVGDDQPADVAAAVQS; translated from the coding sequence ATGGGGTGTGTGTCGTCCAAGATCCTGGCGAAATCAGGGAGCTTTCAGGAGAAGGTGAGCTGCAGCCTGGGCCACAGCTTCCAGAGGAGCAGCGCGATCGAGGAGATCATCCTGTCCACCTCTAAGAGCAACGGCGACCAGTTCCTGGCCCTCCTCCGCAGCTCCACCTCGTCGGCCAGGAAAGCCAAGGAGCCCGCCGAGGTGCATAGCCCCACGACGTCGCCGGCGCCGGCCGAGCCTCCGGCCAAGATCGAGACGATCGACGTGTCAGAGCTGCTCGCCGGTCTGGAGGAGGAAGAGGGCTGCACGGCGGAGCAAGCGCGGAAACGGCGGCAGAGCAGTCACGACGAAGACGACGCTCCGTGGTCCGCGTCGGACGGGAGAGCGAGGAGCTTCCGCACGGTGGAGGAGTTCGACGCGATGGTACTGACGCAGCAACAGCAGACGCAGAGCGAGAGCGGCTCGCCGTCGGAACGACCGACCGCGCTGGCAACCGGACAGGAGGAGGAGCTCGCTACAGCCACGGCGGCGCCCGCGGAGGCAGAGCCATCAGGCGGGTCCGGGTCGAAGGCCGCCGTTGGAGCCAAGAGGCGGGCGAGGGCGCGGCAGCTGGGGGAGCTGAATGTGCCGGCGGCGGCGTTCGACTTCTCCATCTCCAAGTCTGGCAGCCTGCGGGACTGGCTGCGCCAGGGCGGGCAGATCTTCTCGCCGGGCTCCTACGTCACGCCCCGGTTCGGGACGTCGCCGCCGGCTGAGCGCGGAGGAGGAGCTgccggcgagcagcagcagcagcaggcgctgtTAGAGCTGGTCGCGCAGTTCGAGCGCGCCATGGAGCAGCTGTCGGAGGACGAGGGCCGCGTCCTCGACGAGATCCTCAAGGCGCTGGAGTTGGAGGCCGCGGAGAAggacgcggcggtggcggtggtcggCGGAGTGGGCGACGATCAGCCGGCTGACGTGGCGGCGGCTGTGCAGAGCTAG
- the LOC136500855 gene encoding E3 ubiquitin-protein ligase ATL6-like — MGPINGRRSLLLAAVALAGAAVGSVTAQTGKGPDYFNPKNFNPSMAIVMLVLVTAFFLLGFFSIYLRRCAGAPLGGSGTDDDEYPLGLGLGRVGAGITSASSRRMRGLDRAVLDAFPTMAYADVRAHKAKAGKGAALECAVCLTEFDDDDTLRLLPRCAHAFHTDCIDAWLASHVTCPVCRALLDPAALAAVPATEVIPPIVPAAPPDRAVVVVDAASGETETEDQRVRREEAAELMRIGSVKRALRTKSGRRPAQFRRSHTTGHSPSSTSDSDSERYTLRLPDHLLREAVAAGNLRRSASVQTGGGGDGTTTRRAGRSVRLGNSGRWPNMSLLARTFSARLPVWGSARRGEADAPAKGAKFAGDDGKAAVEQCDGGACSLGAHV, encoded by the coding sequence ATGGGCCCGATCAATGGCCGCCGTTCCCTGCTTCTCGCCGCGGTCGCTCTCGCCGGAGCCGCCGTGGGCTCCGTGACGGCGCAGACAGGCAAAGGGCCGGACTACTTCAACCCCAAGAACTTCAACCCGTCCATGGCGATCGTCATGCTCGTGCTCGTCACGGCCTTCTTCCTGCTCGGCTTCTTCTCCATCTACCTCCGCCGATGCGCGGGGGCCCCGCTTGGCGGGTCCGGGACCGACGACGACGAGTACCCTCTGGGGCTGGGGCTGGGACGGGTCGGGGCCGGGATCACCTCCGCGTCCAGCAGGAGGATGCGCGGCCTCGACCGGGCCGTGCTCGACGCCTTCCCGACCATGGCCTACGCCGACGTCAGGGCGCACAAGGCAAAGGCAGGCAAGGGCGCTGCGCTCGAGTGCGCCGTCTGCCTCACCGAGTTCGACGACGACGACACGCTCCGGCTCCTGCCCAGGTGCGCCCACGCGTTCCACACCGACTGCATCGACGCCTGGCTCGCGTCGCACGTCACTTGCCCCGTCTGCCGCGCCCTCCTCGACCCCGCCGCGTTGGCTGCTGTTCCGGCCACGGAAGTCATCCCGCCTATCGTCCCTGCAGCGCCGCCGGACCGGGCGGTGGTCGTGGTCGACGCCGCTTCCGGGGAGACAGAGACAGAGGACCAGAGGGTCAGGAGGGAGGAGGCCGCCGAGCTGATGCGGATTGGCAGCGTCAAGCGCGCGCTGCGAACCAAGTCGGGCCGGCGCCCCGCTCAGTTCCGGCGCTCGCACACCACGGGGCACTCGCCTTCTTCCACCTCGGACTCGGATTCGGAGCGCTACACGCTGAGGCTGCCCGACCACCTTCTCCGGGAAGCCGTCGCGGCGGGCAACCTTCGGCGGTCTGCGAGCGTCCAGACGGGTGGTGGTGGTGACGGGACGACCACGCGCCGCGCTGGAAGGAGCGTCCGGCTCGGCAACTCCGGGCGGTGGCCCAATATGTCCCTCCTGGCGCGCACATTCTCCGCGAGGCTGCCGGTGTGGGGCTCCGCGCGGCGCGGTGAGGCCGACGCGCCAGCCAAGGGTGCCAAGTTCGCCGGCGACGACGGCAAAGCGGCCGTGGAGCAGTGCGACGGTGGAGCTTGCTCGCTTGGCGCCCATGTTTGA